The genomic stretch GAACCGCCTAACATCGGACATGTAAAAAAGGTTTGATTCGTCCGGGTTTCATCAAAACGACGTACTCTAATCTGCTGAGTGATCAGCCTCAAGACCTCAGCGAACGTCTCATTCCTCTCGCACTCACCACTCAGTCTGGTCACTCTCTCATCTCTCTCACGGTCGCACTCGCACTCAAGTTCTCTCGTCTCCGGTCTCTCTCACTGTGTCCGGTCTCGCACTCAAACTCATTGTCTCGTCATTGTCTTGCATTCAGTCGCGCGCCTTTTCTGCGCTCGTCTTCGCCGGCGGCAGAACCAGCAGGTCTCGGGGATGGTCGTCGTTGTCGTATTCTTGCCTCGGGCCTCACTGTCAGCTTCCTTTGCACAACCAGCAGCTAGTCCCCAATTTGGTGAGTTCCAACAAATTTTctgttctttctttttcaattttgttgcTGTAATTATCATTGAACCTTGAATTTGATGCTGTTTTGCTGAAATAATCACCTAACTAAATTTTGTATTGCTGAAAAGGATCATAGTTAAATTTATTGTTAAAAATTGTCAATGAGATGAATTTGTTGCTGTAAAAAAAGTATTCTTACATAGGCGGTATTGATTTAGTATTTGTTGGGCGTCATTATTTTgataagaaatttttttttaataaaaaagatttttttattttttaggatatttgacaaatttttagtaataaaagtaaaaacactacaaaaataaaaaatatcttttttgggaaattataatttacatttttttaaaagatttctttttaaaaaatattttcatgtaataaataaataaaaaatgctttTATATcgttatacccaaacataattgatagataaaaaaaatctttttatacgagatatccaaacataaaattacttttacttatctataacatcttttaaaaaaaagataacccagaaaaaaaaattttatttttcttagcTGTGTCTTCTCTCTCCACCGTCGTTGTTGCTATGTAATATCTCTCCTCTGGTGTTATGTGCCTCTCTCCACCGCTGTTGTGCTCTCTACTCATCTAGTTTCGGTCACTTCCTCTGTACTCTCTCGCCGCTAGTCAGCTCTCTCCAACGGTGTGCTCTCTTGTACTTTTGTTTGCCTCTCTCGATATCTTGACTTTTGATTACTtgattattgaatatttttgaaatttctattttattagattGGGTTAAAATACAGTGGGTGATTAAGCttgattaatttatttgtgTATGATTAAACCTTGTTACTTTAAGAAAGAATGGACTAATTAACATTTTGGAGCCTTAATTTGCTTCTGTTTTGCTTGCCATTAGAATTTAATTAAAGACAAATGGAAGGAGATAGGCCTTATTTTGCTTCTGTTTTGCTGGCCATTTAGGTTTCCTAATCCATCTTCATTAAACACGATATAATAAGTGCCTTGCATATGATTGTTTGCAGTTCTTGATTAATCTTTTGTTCCTATTTGGATCTTGAACATATGGCATTTCAAATGCCTAACAATTTGTAATATGTGTGAAAGGATCTGCTGCATCTTTACAGGCTATTTCCCTTGAAATTGCTTGCTTTGCTTTGATCAGCTGATGTAATAAATCTGGACCTTAATCAAAATTCAGAATTGTCaatatttgaaaaatttgtCAAGTTTTATTACATTTTTCTCCATGCCTGGAGAATACAATTAACATAAACATAATACATAAGAAGAATATGGATGGATTGTTTTGGCccttgatttgttgttgttatgtGATCTGATGTTTTGATGAATTCAACTATTGATCTGTcattttttgcttctgaacattGATTTTCAATTGTTGCAATTGTCACAAAATGAGCTTTTAGTTTGATGCTGGAGTGTACTATAAGATGTTGTAGTGTGAGACTATGCTGTTTACAATGGGCACTGTAGCGTACTCTCTAATTCTATGATAAGTTTCAGAGTTAATTGTGTCTTGTTTGTCATCTGTTTTTTAAGTGGTTAATTGGGTTTACTGTTTTCTTTTGGTTAGAAATGTCTTATacttgtttatttatatttttgtactCATTAAATTGAGTTAGCTGTTTCTGTcaaatgaataaattaattttggatttattatataattatatcttGTTCAACCGGTTCAATTAGTGACCCACTAGTGGAATATTGACTCAGTGCCTCAGTTGAGTCATTCACCAAGTCAAATTTAATAACTACTTGATTTCCTGTATCAATGGCAAGTACTCAGGTTTCGAATGACTGCATGATTCTGGGGTGATGGGCTATAACTGCATGGCCAAATTTGAGCCGAACCTTGTATTTGTAATTATAGCCTCGGTATGAATGCCAGACATTTATTCTGGTGAATGAGTTGGGAAATCCTTTTATATCTGATGATTATGTTTTTGAATGGCAGTAGGCATGTCACAGTGGAAGCAACGATAGTAGAGCCTGGTCAAAGAACCTACTTCATTCCCAAACCTCTTCAAATTTCTTTCCCCTGCCTGGATCTTTTTGTCTAGTAATTTGGAGCGGGAAGCTCTGTTTGTGCCTTTGGTGGTTAAGTTGTGTATTGTACGGAAATGGATTTCATAGAATCTTCAGTTCCAGAAGCACTAGATTGTGATCTCTCATTTCCAAGGGGTGGACCCATTTATGTTCCCAATATGGTCAGCCCCTCCACAACGGTTCCTCAGTTTGAAAACTCTATAATTTCTGAACTTCAGGTCTCTCTCTCTGTCTGTCTGACTGTCTCTCTCCCCCCCGCCCCCACCCCGCCACAATTTTGCTACCTTTTCCCGTAAGTCTCCTTTGAAAAACTGTTTTTTGTTTATGCAGAATCTAGAGGCTGAATTATCACAAGATGCCACCCGAATCTCTGATGATGATGTATCGTATGCATTCTTCTTGTTATTGTTTTCCTCCTCTCATCACTGCTCATTAATACATAGGGTTTCTACTTGTTAATGGTATTGATACCTATTCAGGGTTGATGATCTTAAAATATTTACAGAGGACGAGCTAATGGATATGTCTTTGAAGGAAGTATTTGAGGTATTCTCCAtgaacttttatatttttccttttgtttaATATTTGAACAGATTTAATGGAAGTGCTATTGTAGGGTATGGAGAACAATGAAAATCATCCACCACCTTCAGACCAATCCAAAGTGGGGTTAGTCATGCATGATTTTTGTTAGTTATTACACTAATGTAGACGGCCCTGATCTGAATTCATTTTATACTAGGTTTCAGACtctcagttttttttttttttattcgaGCTGTATTGCTTCTCTCCTTCAACCTTATGTGTAAGACTAAAAGTAGCAACAGAATAAGAGTAGTAGATGTAGCATAGAATTAAAGAAGAGAGAGTAGATAAGAAACAGAGGAGCTGGAACATATCAAGGTGATACTCTCAGTCTCTGATATATTCATATAAGAACTAAGTACTGAAAAGAAGGGAGCAAGGTAGCATTTGAGGAGCCACCACTCTCCTAAGGTTCTTCGCAGCCTAGATCCTTCCTGCCATATTGATTCCCTTCATAAATCTTATACACTCTCAATACTCTCTCCTATAACAGGATTCATCCCTCATTCGTGCCCTCTCCAATAACTTCTCCAGCTGTCCTATTTGTTACATCAGCTGGTCccactttattttattttcatctctcttttctttcattcttcTATTGTAAAATAAAAGGCGAAGGAGATATTTTACCACTCTCTTCTCTAACTATCTTAATTGCTTCCATTCGctcattcttctttttttcttcctttgggtACCTAACAATTTGATTGCAATTATGTCAAATACATGAATCTTATTAATGTTTATGTAGTTGTACTACATTGATACTTGTCGTAAATTCTTTAGTGAAAATGCCATATACAGGGAGCCTAACAAAACAATCTTATTGCATCTCTTTCAATTTCTTTCTCTATCAAGTTTTACACTTTGCAGTGAACAAATAATGCAAAGAGTTTCTTGTTGGATTTGTTGTAGGGGTGGTGAAAAGAGGTCAAGGAAAAAACGGAAAGGAACAAATAATCCTATTCTTGAGGTATGCCAACTCTCTAAAAGAAATTATGTTCATGGCATTATTTTATGGTTAAATTGTTTCTTTCGTGTTGATAGTGGCATACATGATATGCCATGacattttatctttatatatacATGAACTATAACTTGAAGGGTTGGCCCCTAAAAAATGCCGGGGGATTGGGCTTGGGCCACCACCTTTGAAATGGGATATTAAACATTTCATCTTGGTTTGCAATTTTGTTTCGTGTATGAGCTGAATAATCTGGATTCAATTATGTTATTTTGCATTTAAGtcaatttgatttgatttgattttattttattttattttatttttttacgaAACTTGATCAAGTGGATATAAGCATGTTAAATGTGCAAAGGATGTGTCAGAACTGTTTCTGTATTTGCTGTTGTGTGATTCAATTAAGTTTGCtgttagaataaataaataatggaAATCGAAGCTTTTCACATATAGACTTTGAAAGGATATGTGTGCACAATCCCTTTGGAACTTATGATCATTTAGCTTTTCTAATATCTCTTTCTAATATCcaacttttttttccttttcaaaaGAAGAAAGGCAAAAATAATCATTTATTTCATTAATTTACAGAGTGGTTGTATAGAAAAGGTGGAGCAAGTTGTGAGAATCAAACAAAAGCAAGAAGAAGACAAGGAATCAGCAAGACTTCATTCATTTAAGTTGGTATCGTTACTATTTATGTGATTATTCCATTTTTCATCAGATCTATCTATTATTCTAATTTAATGTATCTTGTCTTTGTTTTAGTCCTGCTTGCAAGATCAATGAAACCCTCAAACCAGGCAGGAACGGAAGGATGAGATCACTTAGGTCCACAAATTATACCAAAAAGGTTGCTTTGAGATTCTTATCTGATATAAAAGATCAGTTGGCTTCAAATTGGAAAATATGCACACTAATGTTATCCTACTGTTAGTAGGTAGAGTAATTAACTAAGTTGTATGCACTTAGAGATGCGTGCCTTCTAGATTATTGAATTGCTGTATTTCTTGTTTATGTTGTTCTCTTTGTTGGATCATATATATGTCTAACTTTCATCTCTTAAGTAGTTAGTTTATGACCATTATTGACCAACTAAAAGCATTAAAATTCATGTCGGAAATCAATCAGGCATTACTTAAAGATTTCCATTTGTGACTTCGATGCAGTTCGCTGCTATCCTGAATTGATGTTTTTTCATTGGCTGCTTCCTCAATAATGGACTCCTAATATTTGTTCAATATCCAATATATCATTATTATACGACAAATAGGTTCGAACCGTAATTGACTTGTGTGTGCCttaacttcttcttctttccatGTGTATGCGCTCCTAGTCATTTTTATGGTTTAATGTATGGCAGGTCAGTGCAGCAGATCTTCAACAACACATACCTGTGACATTTCCTGAAATTCTTCTATCGGTGGAGGTTTACCATAATGTTCGACAGTGTGTCAAGGTATTCAACATCAATAGTTCAATACCATATTGATTTTAACAATGCTAAAATTCAATATGTAATTtctggaaaaaaaaaagtctcTCCTATAATAAGTTAACTACCACAAAACAGCTGATTAACATCAGGGTCATCTCTGcgtatttgatattttttacttttattttggtAGACCCAAGAGTTGTTAGTTCTTGGAAAGCAGCCTTTAACTGATTTAAGGGACAAGATCCATTGCTCAATGGACCAGGTGATGCAAAAAGCTGGGCAGTATGATCCTTCTGGATATTTTCTCATTGAAGTAAGCATCTCTTTTACACTGGTATTAAGGTGATTTTTTATTCATTACATGACAAAAAGGTCACTTTTTTGTAGGATGTATTTTACACTGATTTGAGAGACCCATCTGCTATTAATTATGCCAAACCTATACTGGATTGGCTCCGAAACTCAAAGGAGGAGGTGCAAAAAAAATGGGAATATATTATAAGTGGCAGACTACACCAGAAACATAAAGCAATTATGGGTGAAGTATATGCATCAAACTTGCCTCGCTTTGCATCGATTGAGATGCAAAAGATACGTTTTTGTGACTTACTATTTCGACTTGGTGCTGGATACCTCTATTGTCACCAGGTAATTTCATTTTAGTTCTCGGAATTAATGTTTGGTTATTACCTTCTTCCCATAGACACGTATGGTAAATCAAAGGGAAGTGTAGCTTAGCTTTTGCAATTTTAAATCAGAGAGGGTAAAAGGGCTAACTACAGATACTTGAATACCATGATTTTTCTTATGCATAGAATGTTAGATGTGCATCTAATTTTTGCTCAAAATATATTAGAAGAAATCACGACACAGTTGCTTTCTTTTTTGTACGAGCAATACTACGTGACCAacaaaatttatcaattttggCCAACACTAAAATCCTAAGTACTAAATTCTAAATCATAAACTTTAAACCCTAGTTAAAAATAAGGTGTCGGCTAATATTAACAAAAGATGTTGGCCTCCCTGACATTTCTCTTTTTGTATATCTGCAGGGCGATTGCACGCATACCTTAGTGATTCGAGATATGAGGTTATTTCATACGGATGATGTGCATAATCGGACGGTTTATCCAATAGTCACCTTTCAACTGAAAATGGTTTTTAAGAAATGCAGTGCTTGCAAAATATTCAGAGCTACAAAGGTAACAGCTGATGACAAATGGACACCACAAAACCCTTGTTACTTTTGTGATGAATGTTTTTCGCTCCTCCACTTCAACGACGATGGCTTGCCATATTATAACAGCTTCCTAGAATATGATTATAATCACGATTAGTTCCTTTTGGTTTGAAGAACACTTTCACGAGGATGTtatcaaaaaacaaaaattgcatTTGGTGGTGCATTTAGTTTGGTATCTACGGAAGCCCTAAAATCTCCGGAGCCAAGAGGATAATATAGAGCGTAGTGTTAGATTAGATGGGCACTTGCATCTTTTAGAGACTTGTTTGCAAATtttatgaactagatttagagTCCCACAATGTACGAAAAATGAACGGTATAAATTTTTTGtacaaaattttttagataactaaaatattactggagaaattttgtattttatagtTATAACATAATCAACCAATAGAAAAGAGATACAAGTAACAGAGAATTAATTTGGATTTATGTCAGacagatctaccactgaagcgatatacctattaagaaggatgatggagaggtattgtattaataaaagggatctacatatgatgtttattgatttggaaaaaacgtatgatagggtaccaaggAAGGTCTtgtggaaggttttagaaaagaggagagtaaggatcgcatatattcgggcaattAAAGGCATGTATGATGGGgtcacaactagtgtgaagacttaAAGTGGTGTAACAGAGGAATttcctattggtataggattgcactagggatcatccttaagttcataccttttcacattagtcttggaagtactcacaaaGCATATCCAAGAGtctgtgccatggtgcatgctttttgctgatgatatcatccttatgagagagtcaagggaagatctaaataagaagttggagttatggagagaagctttagaagtgtatggtctgcgcataagccgtagcaagacggaatatatggaatataagttcagtctgagaaggaaaaaccccaatatagaggtgaagattggagaaaacatcctaagaaaagttaaaagttttaagtatcttggatGCATCATACATGATAATGGAGaaattgaacaggatgtaaatcataggatccaagcaggttggtcaaaatggcggagtgcatctgattttatatgcgacaaaaaagtgcctctaaaacttaaaggtaaattatatcgcaccgctataagaccggctatacTGTATGGTACAaagtgttgggcggctaaaagggagcacgaacataagctgagtgtggcagagatgaagatgttgagatggatgaatGGTCATAcacgattggataaaataaggaatgaagatataagagagagagttggagtaacactcattgtggaaaagatggttgaatcgcgtctcaggtgatttggacatgtgagaagaagaccgatagaacatccagtcaggagagtggatgagatggaagattatcaaagggcgaaaggcagaggaagacctaagaagatcatccatgaggtggtcaaacgagatctacatgtaaacggtctctctgtagacatgatacatgacagagcacaataacgtcgtttgattcatgtagccgaccccatttagtgggacaaggctttgttgttgttgtttgttgttgAAGTATTtgcttaaataaaaaattatatcataattttatagtataataaaatttaattatgtaaATCTATGTCGTATATATAATGAAGTATTTGTTTAAATATAGTTTTTGGATAAAGTGTAATGAAAAGAAAACTGAAAAGCGTAATTCTTTTCTCTATTTGGTTTTGACAAGTCCAAgtatttttgtaataaatttttttaatatcattGAATATCTATTGGCTTTtgcaatttataattttattttataaattaaaaaatttataaaatataataaataaagtgaTAAATGTTCAAAAGGATttaaattaagttatttttaggagatttaaatttaaattagatatataaaaaattgaCTTATTTTTAAACTGATCTCTTAGGGGTATATTTAAAGATtttttgttacttttttttaaatcaaatttttattaatgaatttttttttaatcttttaagaAATTTGAGTGTAAACAGGAGAagtagaaaaattttttaattattgtttcagagaatcaaattaaaatagatgagtagtcaccaaaaaaattaaagtagaTGAGTAAGTATTATTTGGTATCAAATTTCAGGtattagattaatttttattaatctaTATTTGTTCTCCTTTAAAtctaatatatacatatatatatatatatatatatatatatatatatatatatatatatttcttgttCGTTCGAGCACGGTACCGTCATTCCTTGTTTGCTATTTTTCGTCattccttgttttctttttctcgTCAGTTCGTGtcttcctttgattttttccttctttttattatttattgttcCCTTACTGCCTCgtgattttcttttgttttcccATTGCATTAGTTAAAAGTAATTTagtataccaaaaaaaaaataaaaaaaggtaaaataatAACAGCAAggtcaaacaaaaaaaaatgcaaaagtaaaataattttcaagaATAGTAAAAAACAAGAGTGGAAAGTTTAATTGAGAGTAAAAATTAGGaaaaattattgtaaaaaaCCGTTaggaagatttaattattaaaaaggacttttaatattaaaattattaaaaagaaccaaaattttttataatatttaaga from Arachis stenosperma cultivar V10309 chromosome 9, arast.V10309.gnm1.PFL2, whole genome shotgun sequence encodes the following:
- the LOC130951511 gene encoding snRNA-activating protein complex subunit-like isoform X2, which encodes MPPESLMMMVDDLKIFTEDELMDMSLKEVFEGMENNENHPPPSDQSKVGGGEKRSRKKRKGTNNPILESGCIEKVEQVVRIKQKQEEDKESARLHSFNPACKINETLKPGRNGRMRSLRSTNYTKKVSAADLQQHIPVTFPEILLSVEVYHNVRQCVKTQELLVLGKQPLTDLRDKIHCSMDQVMQKAGQYDPSGYFLIEDVFYTDLRDPSAINYAKPILDWLRNSKEEVQKKWEYIISGRLHQKHKAIMGEVYASNLPRFASIEMQKIRFCDLLFRLGAGYLYCHQGDCTHTLVIRDMRLFHTDDVHNRTVYPIVTFQLKMVFKKCSACKIFRATKVTADDKWTPQNPCYFCDECFSLLHFNDDGLPYYNSFLEYDYNHD
- the LOC130951511 gene encoding snRNA-activating protein complex subunit-like isoform X1, encoding MDFIESSVPEALDCDLSFPRGGPIYVPNMVSPSTTVPQFENSIISELQNLEAELSQDATRISDDDVSVDDLKIFTEDELMDMSLKEVFEGMENNENHPPPSDQSKVGGGEKRSRKKRKGTNNPILESGCIEKVEQVVRIKQKQEEDKESARLHSFNPACKINETLKPGRNGRMRSLRSTNYTKKVSAADLQQHIPVTFPEILLSVEVYHNVRQCVKTQELLVLGKQPLTDLRDKIHCSMDQVMQKAGQYDPSGYFLIEDVFYTDLRDPSAINYAKPILDWLRNSKEEVQKKWEYIISGRLHQKHKAIMGEVYASNLPRFASIEMQKIRFCDLLFRLGAGYLYCHQGDCTHTLVIRDMRLFHTDDVHNRTVYPIVTFQLKMVFKKCSACKIFRATKVTADDKWTPQNPCYFCDECFSLLHFNDDGLPYYNSFLEYDYNHD
- the LOC130951511 gene encoding snRNA-activating protein complex subunit-like isoform X3, producing MPPESLMMMYQDELMDMSLKEVFEGMENNENHPPPSDQSKVGGGEKRSRKKRKGTNNPILESGCIEKVEQVVRIKQKQEEDKESARLHSFNPACKINETLKPGRNGRMRSLRSTNYTKKVSAADLQQHIPVTFPEILLSVEVYHNVRQCVKTQELLVLGKQPLTDLRDKIHCSMDQVMQKAGQYDPSGYFLIEDVFYTDLRDPSAINYAKPILDWLRNSKEEVQKKWEYIISGRLHQKHKAIMGEVYASNLPRFASIEMQKIRFCDLLFRLGAGYLYCHQGDCTHTLVIRDMRLFHTDDVHNRTVYPIVTFQLKMVFKKCSACKIFRATKVTADDKWTPQNPCYFCDECFSLLHFNDDGLPYYNSFLEYDYNHD
- the LOC130951511 gene encoding snRNA-activating protein complex subunit-like isoform X4, whose translation is MDMSLKEVFEGMENNENHPPPSDQSKVGGGEKRSRKKRKGTNNPILESGCIEKVEQVVRIKQKQEEDKESARLHSFNPACKINETLKPGRNGRMRSLRSTNYTKKVSAADLQQHIPVTFPEILLSVEVYHNVRQCVKTQELLVLGKQPLTDLRDKIHCSMDQVMQKAGQYDPSGYFLIEDVFYTDLRDPSAINYAKPILDWLRNSKEEVQKKWEYIISGRLHQKHKAIMGEVYASNLPRFASIEMQKIRFCDLLFRLGAGYLYCHQGDCTHTLVIRDMRLFHTDDVHNRTVYPIVTFQLKMVFKKCSACKIFRATKVTADDKWTPQNPCYFCDECFSLLHFNDDGLPYYNSFLEYDYNHD